A stretch of the Ischnura elegans chromosome 5, ioIscEleg1.1, whole genome shotgun sequence genome encodes the following:
- the LOC124159721 gene encoding uncharacterized protein LOC124159721 has protein sequence MHSGDKGFVCIASGSFSQDNEQLFGWSNNVQCVANSACALAWKFVDGIFTSHSIDSILLSGDRLYKSVRNPRVSGEERLLYPEELPRDFDIFGRRVHIDVSEVHYGLYPQNDANVDDCVKSLSEVLQELLSTFNRNVGYLFTGQHKTISFWNLNNELFLFDSHAVDCERRHDLENKNNNLARLFQCDSCLSLARLLLLDGRISQFTVTRLTVSQFEDQLLLHASQSTIYGQTTSTSRNSISVDPKLLFMKPVVLLSRLESLTSEKTNRAGRPKKRKRGRPKTLLSSREEQVRESKKKYAAKNPDIIKKSVRRYSQEHRNVNREAVRRYTAAHPEVNQEAVRRYTQDRPEINRGSVRRYNERNPLAPREKTRQFRQRNPERKDLRHVSSATARKIVCMGPMAYWQADALHDIHPYNLKKSSLWDDGIYRCPHCQARLFDEEKDRKKWCCGQGSYNVLRLPPLTAPFYLNKDFLKRARAYNDLFAFCALEVSGGYRHPSGIAFFKIEGKMYHQVHSLEAPGQKFRTKNGNVQFVNRCRLYIDDGEERINIAMGRSLSPRIINEIEEFLRGCNPFIKDFKKLSDEPSIEAHLTFQVTSRSTHGPTLGDRHTGIEVHAVLSNDDSLTHPRQLTIWKRSEQRPSSIDLLSPLMEPFQYPLLYPEGEIGWYIGRIDNHGRKLTQFTYSRCLLLSDPRFSHTGRLSQAWQVEMFARYEEERLRFIRFSQHRSNTETALRVVPLDELVEAERNRQRIGQVMQDLHRDETVQGEGGVQPGKVYLPSSFTGGPRYMKVHYENAMGLVSRLGSPTFFLTFTYSANWVENKKACPHGTGLSDPATACRIFQIKLGELMRDIRSGAFFGKPLYIVYVIEMQMRGLPHAHIVFKIDGDDPVQAHEIDSVIRATIPSELEAGGRLRDLVLKNMVHGPCGSDYRTEFPCWDADKGYCTKFYPKPACQTTHVDDRGFVQYRRDYRNEGVIKTRQGDLAVHDGWVVPYNPALLLKYEAHINLEISSTRRVIKYLFKYLMKGGSLQNVTVTPLGRQEDEVEHYVTKRMVGASDACWRLLDFPISKSEPTVECLPVHLQGKQSIVFRPHPSDQSEVISRATSKLIIYFDRPYHHEFEYLTYQSFYENYVVHTKRPNENAYEHPDGQHFITSRQRGHKVCRIHWVSPNRGELYYLRILLMSINCRGYEDLLSRGGNDCRTFQDLARTMGLIEDEEEYNHVIREASTFMVGYRLRSLFVLLCNMGAPAALLWETFKDSICEDLLERHRENPERAYKLALIDIDRSLRRQGSCLTDHGLPYVKDNTTELDRELDNYGMDQQTAIVKEWEPKLSEDQRRIYEYFKILYEKEERRDQVIFIDGPGGYGKTALIRVILAYVRSHRQVALAVASSGIAAANMPGGTTAHSMFGLPLDLREGTGVWNITNGSQRADLIRKARVIVFDEAPMAHKFIFGILDRSLRDLMNSNKPFGGKIFISSGDFRQIAPVVRNARTPGDVTCVSLRSSPLWSFFRVFSLTTPQRTSASMYYSNFLLGVGNGTIPPFSFGKELSLIPLRGIRSVASLKELLSFVFPETVVKDPELCARRAILSTLNVNVNEINRLVLHSSPGRIHELRSADTVDKEDNDGLDIDVHLLNQASGSGVPDHILHLKVGSVCLVMRNLNIGDGLVNGTKVIVTAISNRLITVRKPGNNQPIAIPRITFSFPFMEGSPLRVRRRQFPLTLAYCMTSHKSQGQTIDYVGVDLRTDCFTHGQLYVLLSRVRSPEDIVVHVPCNRVIDGVAYVKNIVFEDLLL, from the coding sequence ATGCATTCCGGTGACAAGGGCTTTGTTTGCATAGCGTCGGGGTCTTTCAGCCAGGATAACGAGCAGTTGTTTGGGTGGAGTAATAATGTTCAATGTGTTGCGAACTCGGCTTGCGCTCTAGCATGGAAGTTTGTTGATGGAATATTCACCTCACATTCCATTGATTCTATTTTACTGAGTGGAGATAGGTTGTATAAGAGTGTGAGAAATCCAAGAGTATCCGGTGAAGAACGTTTACTATACCCGGAAGAGCTACCGAGGGATTTCGACATTTTCGGACGACGCGTGCACATTGATGTATCAGAAGTACACTATGGATTGTACCCTCAGAACGATGCTAATGTTGATGACTGTGTGAAATCACTTTCAGAAGTTTTACAGGAGTTGCTATCAACTTTCAATAGGAACGTTGGATATTTGTTCACAGGACAGCATAAGACTATTTCGTTCTGGAATCTAAATAATGAACTATTTCTCTTTGACTCGCACGCCGTAGACTGTGAGCGTAGGCATGActtggaaaacaaaaataacaatttagcACGTCTCTTCCAATGTGACAGCTGTTTGTCACTGGCCAGGTTGCTGTTGTTGGATGGCAGGATTAGCCAATTCACAGTTACTCGGCTCACTGTCTCGCAATTTGAGGATCAATTACTTCTTCACGCTTCTCAGAGTACTATATACGGCCAAACTACCTCTACCTCGCGTAACAGCATATCTGTAGACCCCAAGCTGCTCTTCATGAAGCCAGTTGTTCTCCTTTCTCGATTGGAATCATTAACATCGGAGAAAACAAATCGCGCAGGAAGACCTAAGAAAAGGAAACGAGGTCGTCCTAAAACACTTTTATCAAGTCGTGAAGAACAGGTAAGggaatcgaagaaaaaatatgccgCCAAGAACccagatataattaaaaaatcggtTCGTCGATACAGCCAAGAACATAGGAACGTGAACAGGGAAGCAGTTAGGCGGTACACTGCAGCTCATCCTGAAGTGAATCAGGAAGCTGTGAGGAGGTACACCCAGGATCGACCAGAGATTAATCGGGGATCAGTGCGACGCTACAATGAACGAAATCCTTTGGCGCCACGGGAAAAAACAAGACAATTCAGACAGAGAAATCCAGAAAGAAAAGACTTGCGACACGTTTCTTCTGCTACTGCGAGAAAGATTGTATGCATGGGGCCTATGGCTTACTGGCAGGCAGACGCTCTCCATGACATCCATccctataatttgaagaaatctAGTCTGTGGGATGATGGAATATATAGATGTCCTCATTGCCAAGCACGGCTATTTGATGAAGAAAAGGACAGGAAGAAATGGTGTTGCGGCCAGGGATCGTACAACGTGCTCCGACTACCTCCTCTTACCGCaccattttatttgaataaagatttcctaaaacGTGCCCGTGCTTACAACGATCTCTTCGCATTCTGTGCCCTAGAAGTTTCAGGTGGATACCGACATCCTTCAGGAATAGCTTTCTTTAAGATCGAGGGGAAGATGTACCACCAGGTTCATAGTCTGGAAGCACCAGGTCAGAAGTTCAGGACAAAAAATGGAAACGTCCAGTTTGTCAACCGCTGCCGGTTATACATAGACGACGGAGAAGAACGGATAAATATTGCCATGGGAAGATCTCTCAGTCCAAGGATAATAAATGAGATCGAAGAATTTCTCAGAGGATGCAATCCattcataaaggactttaaaaaactgAGTGATGAGCCATCCATTGAAGCTCACTTAACTTTTCAGGTTACCAGTAGATCTACGCATGGGCCAACTCTTGGTGACAGACATACCGGAATAGAAGTTCACGCCGTATTGAGCAATGATGATTCCCTAACGCATCCTCGGCAGCTCACCATCTGGAAGAGAAGTGAACAACGTCCGTCTTCGATAGATTTGCTTAGCCCCCTAATGGAGCCATTTCAGTACCCCCTTCTTTACCCTGAAGGTGAAATTGGATGGTATATTGGCCGTATTGACAACCACGGGAGAAAGCTAACGCAGTTTACCTATTCACGGTGCCTTTTATTGTCAGACCCACGATTTTCGCACACTGGACGACTTTCGCAGGCTTGGCAGGTCGAAATGTTTGCAAGATATGAAGAGGAACGTCTTCGATTTATAAGATTCTCTCAACATAGGTCAAATACGGAAACAGCCTTGCGGGTAGTGCCGCTGGACGAGCTGGTCGAAGCAGAGAGGAATAGGCAAAGAATTGGACAAGTCATGCAGGATTTACATCGTGATGAAACCGTCCAAGGAGAAGGTGGAGTCCAGCCAGGGAAAGTGTACCTCCCTAGTTCTTTCACTGGAGGCCCGCGATACATGAAAGTTCACTACGAAAACGCCATGGGTCTCGTCTCTCGTTTGGGTTCGCCGACATTCTTCCTCACATTCACGTACAGCGCGAATtgggttgaaaataaaaaggctTGCCCTCATGGCACCGGGCTCAGTGACCCGGCTACTGCCTGCAGAATTTTCCAAATTAAGCTTGGAGAATTAATGAGGGATATTCGTAGTGGAGCATTTTTCGGTAAACCACTGTACATCGTTTACGTCATTGAAATGCAGATGCGGGGCCTACCTCATGCACATATCGTATTCAAAATAGACGGCGATGATCCAGTCCAGGCCCACGAAATTGACTCCGTCATTCGGGCTACTATTCCCTCCGAACTAGAGGCCGGAGGAAGACTTAGAGACTTAGTCCTTAAGAACATGGTTCACGGCCCATGTGGCAGCGATTATCGCACCGAATTCCCCTGCTGGGACGCGGATAAGGGGTACTGCACTAAATTTTACCCCAAGCCTGCATGTCAGACCACCCACGTCGATGATAGGGGTTTCGTGCAGTACAGGCGTGACTATCGGAACGAAGGCGTTATTAAGACAAGACAAGGAGATTTGGCCGTGCACGACGGATGGGTGGTTCCGTATAATCCGGCTTTGCTTTTGAAGTACGAAGCCCACATCAACCTGGAGATTTCCTCAACCCGTCGCGTCATAAAATACTTATTCAAGTACCTAATGAAAGGAGGATCGTTACAAAACGTCACCGTTACTCCACTGGGAAGACAGGAGGATGAGGTTGAACATTACGTGACAAAGAGGATGGTGGGTGCTAGCGACGCATGCTGGCGTCTCTTAGACTTCCCGATATCTAAATCGGAGCCCACAGTCGAGTGTCTCCCTGTTCATCTGCAAGGAAAACAATCGATCGTATTTAGACCTCACCCATCAGACCAGTCAGAAGTGATATCAAGAGCAACTTCGAAGCTCATCATCTATTTTGATCGTCCTTATCACcatgaatttgaatatttaacgtaccagagtttttatgaaaattatgtggTACACACAAAACGTCCTAACGAAAATGCATACGAACACCCCGACGGACAGCATTTCATCACGTCTCGCCAGCGTGGTCATAAGGTGTGTAGGATACATTGGGTTTCTCCTAATCGCGGCGAACTATACTATCTTAGGATACTACTCATGTCTATCAATTGCCGAGGATACGAAGATCTTTTATCGCGTGGTGGCAACGATTGCCGCACATTCCAGGATTTGGCGAGAACAATGGGCCTAATAGAAGACGAGGAAGAGTACAACCACGTGATACGGGAGGCATCAACGTTCATGGTTGGCTACAGACTACGCTCTTTGTTCGTGCTGCTTTGCAACATGGGAGCTCCGGCTGCTCTTCTGTGGGAGACTTTTAAGGACTCTATTTGCGAGGATTTATTGGAACGTCACCGTGAAAACCCAGAACGGGCCTACAAACTTGCCCTGATCGATATTGATCGAAGTCTCCGTCGGCAGGGATCATGTTTGACCGATCACGGTCTTCCATACGTGAAGGATAACACGACCGAGCTGGACAGAGAACTTGACAATTACGGAATGGACCAACAGACCGCCATCGTCAAAGAATGGGAACCGAAGCTCTCCGAAGATCAACGAcgaatttatgaatatttcaagattctgtacgaaaaagaagaaagaagggATCAAGTAATTTTCATCGACGGGCCTGGAGGTTATGGCAAAACGGCTCTAATCCGCGTGATCCTCGCATACGTACGCAGCCATCGACAGGTGGCTCTCGCTGTAGCAAGCTCTGGAATAGCAGCAGCAAACATGCCTGGAGGAACCACCGCACACAGCATGTTCGGACTTCCATTGGATTTAAGAGAGGGCACTGGCGTTTGGAACATAACGAACGGCTCGCAACGCGCTGATCTCATCCGAAAAGCCCGAGTCATCGTTTTTGACGAAGCACCAATGGCACACAAATTCATTTTCGGTATTCTTGATAGGTCTCTGAGAGATCTAATGAATTCCAACAAGCCATTTGgaggaaaaatattcataagCTCCGGAGATTTCAGGCAGATTGCTCCCGTCGTCCGGAATGCACGCACACCAGGAGATGTCACCTGCGTTTCCCTCCGTTCATCACCACTGTGGtcatttttccgggtattctcgCTCACCACACCTCAACGAACGAGTGCCTCCATGTATTATTCCAACTTCCTTCTTGGAGTCGGCAACGGAACTATACCCCCATTTTCGTTTGGGAAAGAATTATCTTTGATTCCGCTGCGCGGAATTAGATCCGTTGCTTCACTAAAGGAACTGCTGTCTTTCGTCTTTCCCGAGACTGTCGTAAAAGATCCAGAGCTGTGTGCAAGAAGAGCTATTCTATCTACTCTGAACGTCAATGTCAATGAAATAAATCGTCtagttctccattcatctccaggTCGTATCCATGAACTGAGGAGTGCGGACACTGTTGACAAAGAAGACAACGACGGGCTAGATATCGATGTCCATCTATTAAATCAAGCTTCTGGAAGTGGTGTACCAGATCACATACTACATCTTAAGGTGGGCTCTGTGTGCCTTGTAATGAGGAATTTAAATATCGGCGATGGACTTGTGAACGGTACAAAAGTGATCGTGACTGCGATCAGCAACCGCCTCATAACTGTCAGGAAGCCCGGCAACAACCAACCTATTGCAATTCCTCGGATAACGTTTAGCTTTCCATTTATGGAAGGGTCACCACTTCGTGTGCGACGCCGCCAATTTCCTTTGACGTTGGCCTATTGCATGACCAGTCACAAGAGTCAGGGTCAAACAATTGACTACGTTGGAGTTGATTTAAGAACTGACTGTTTTACTCACGGTCAGCTCTATGTTTTATTGAGTCGAGTACGAAGCCCCGAAGATATCGTCGTCCATGTTCCATGTAATAGAGTAATTGATGGAGTAGCTTACGTGAAGAATATAGTTTTCGAAGATCTCCTACTCTGA